In Capsicum annuum cultivar UCD-10X-F1 chromosome 7, UCD10Xv1.1, whole genome shotgun sequence, one genomic interval encodes:
- the LOC107854874 gene encoding F-box/kelch-repeat protein At3g23880-like, with amino-acid sequence MNLSEDVTYEILSRLPVTSLIRFKCICRFWYFLIKNPNFISKHLHKLGSKKHFLRLLISRRGNITNKRILSLSENDTFDVFINQDFPPYFNDKFGHVRLIGPCNGIVCLCGYPDNIVLWNPSIRDYKILPQSHIQRLVGSTVRGTDFGLGFDSKKNDYKVIQILFCVSIDRVVVYQVEIYSLSTNSWRKYNGIVPAKIKYGNTSWSMVYKNENFCWLAQDGENHEVILSFNMSEGIFRNTKLPLNIGTFGEREIRSVWVIVPFDESISLIVYCLKELEKYFDIWVISELGTKSFWTKSQRIGPLSRVERPLGFWKNGEFILENNSGQLVIYDLSNQEVKTLEFYGKRGRLEIVVYKESLISVN; translated from the coding sequence ATGAATCTATCTGAAGATGTAACTTACGAGATTTTGTCAAGATTGCCTGTAACTTCTTTGATTAGGTTCAAGTGCATTTGCAGATTCTGGTATTTTctcatcaagaaccctaatttcATCTCAAAGCATTTGCACAAGCTAGGCAGTAAAAAACATTTTCTCCGTTTGTTAATTAGTCGCCGCGGTAATATTACAAATAAAAGGATCCTCTCATTGTCAGAAAATGACACATTTGATGTGTTCATCAATCAAGATTTTCCACCATACTTCAATGACAAATTCGGTCATGTAAGACTTATAGGTCCATGTAACGGCATTGTTTGTTTATGTGGTTATCCAGATAATATTGTTCTATGGAATCCATCTATCAGGGACTATAAAATATTGCCTCAATCACATATCCAACGTCTCGTTGGATCAACAGTACGTGGGACTGAttttggattagggtttgattcGAAGAAAAACGATTATAAGGTAATACAAATTTTGTTTTGCGTCTCGATTGATCGTGTTGTTGTTTATCAAGTTGAGATATACTCTTTGAGTACAAATTCTTGGAGGAAGTATAATGGGATTGTGCCAGCTAAAATAAAGTATGGTAATACCTCATGGAGTATGGTATATAAAAATGAGAATTTCTGTTGGTTAGCTCAAGATGGTGAAAACCATGAGGTGATACTTTCATTTAACATGAGTGAAGGGATTTTTCGAAATACAAAATTGCCATTAAATATTGGAACTTTTGGAGAGCGAGAAATCAGGAGTGTTTGGGTGATTGTACCATTTGACGAATCAATTTCACTTATTGTTTATTGTTTGAAAGAATTGGAAAAGTACTTTGATATATGGGTGATAAGTGAATTGGGAACTAAAAGTTTTTGGACTAAATCGCAAAGAATTGGTCCTCTTTCTAGGGTGGAGAGGCCTTTAGGGTTTTGGAAAAACGGTGAGTTCATTTTGGAAAATAACTCTGGACAATTGGTGATTTATGATCTTTCAAATCAAGAAGTGAAGACACTTGAATTTTATGGGAAAAGAGGCAGGCTGGAAATAGTTGTTTATAAGGAGAGTTTAATTTCAGTGAATTGA